The Urbifossiella limnaea nucleotide sequence TTCGTCTACTCCCTTCGCCTGATCGTTCCCGTCACCAACACGACGGTCGCGTCGTGGGCCGACCTCGGCCGCCAGAAGGAGCCGATGACCGTCGGCGTGCTCCGCGGGTCGGCGTCCGAGCGCTACCTGCAACAGCGGTTCGGCGACGCCGTGAAGCTGGAGTCGAGCGAGACGGTGACGGAGATGTTCGACCTGGTCAAAGAGGGCCGTGTAACGGCGACGGTGCAGGACGCCCCGGCCGCGACCTACTACGTGCTCGAAGGCCGCTACCCTGAGCTGAAGGTGGTCGACGAGCCGGCCGGGGCCGGGTACTACGTCATCCTCACCAAGCCCGGCGACGACGCGCTTCGGGAGCGGCTGAACGAGGCGATCCGCAAGGGTATCCGGTCCGGGAAGCTGCGGGAGTTGTACCAGAAGTACAAGCTGTGGAACGCGGCCCAGCAGCGGCTCAGCTACCTGGCGGAACAGCCGTGGCCCGACGTGACCAACGAGCTGGACGCGGCCGAGGGCGGCGAGCCGCCGGTGGCGCCGACGTTCCGCGGCGTCCTCGACAAGCTGGCGTGGGCGGCCGGGCGGACGCTGCTGCTCGCGTTCGCGTCGTTCCCGCTGGCGATGCTTCTGGGCGTGCTGGTGGCGCTCGGCCGGGTGTACGGCCCGTGGCTGGTGCGGGCGCCGCTGGCGGTGTACGTCGAGGTGCTGCGCGGGACGCCGCTGCTGCTACAGCTGTTCGTCGTGTTCTACCTGTTGCCGCAGCTCGGCGTGCTGCTCGGTTCGGAGACGCTGAAGGAGTGGCTGTCGCTGAACAAGTACGTGGCCGCGATCCTGACGCTCGCCGTGAACTACTCCGCGGCCGAGGCCGAGAACTACCGTGCCGGACTGCTCGCCGTCCCGCGCGGTCAGTTGGAAGCGGCACTGGCGCTCGGCATGACGCCGGGCGTGGCCATCCGCCGCGTCGTGCTGCCGCAGGCGTTCCGCATCGTGATCCCGCCGGTAACGAACGACTTCATTGCCCTGTTCAAGGACACGGCGGTGTGCTCGACGATCATGATCGTGGAACTGACCGGGCTGTACTACCAGTACAAGATTTACCCGAGCCTCGTGCTGGAGCTGGCGCTCGCGGTCGGGCTGCTGTACCTGCTGATGAGCTACCCCATGGCCGTGCTGGCGAACTGGCTGGAACGCCGGACCGCGACCGGGGGCGCGCGATGATCCGCGTCACGAACCTGGTCAAGGAGCACACCGGGCACCGCATCCTGAACGGGCTGTCGGTCGAGTTCCCGCGCGGCAAGGTCACGGGCGTCGTCGGCCCGTCGGGGAGTGGCAAGAGCACGCTTCTCCGATGCGTCAACGGGCTCGAACCCTTCCAGGCCGGCGAAGTCGCGGTCGGCGGCGTGCGGCTCGTCGGCGGCGGCACGCCCCCGAAGGCGACGCTCGTCGAGCTGCGGCGGCGCGTCGGCATGGTGTTCCAGTCGTTCAACCTGTTCCCGCACATGACCGTGCTCGGGAACGTGATGAGCGGCCCCGTCCACGCCCTCGGCAAGCCGGCGGCGGAAGCCGAAGCTACCGCCAAGAGGCTGCTCGACCGCGTCGGGCTGGCCGACAAGGCGGCGGCGAAGCCGGCGCAGCTGTCCGGCGGGCAGCAGCAGCGTGTTGCGATCGCCCGCGCACTGGCGGTTAATCCGGCGGCGATCCTGTTCGACGAACCGACCAGCGCCCTCGACCCCCGCATGGCCGCCGAGGTCATGCGCGTCATCGACGACCTGGCCGACGACGAACAGCTGCAAACCACGATGGTGATCGTCACCCACGACATCCCCGCGCTGCGGCGGGTGGCCGACACGCTGGTCGTGCTCGACCGCGGAGTGGTCGCCTACGCCGGCGACCCGGCCGCCGCCCCGCCGGGCTACCTGGACCACCCATGACCACCCAACTCATCCGCGTCGGCCACAGCCCGGACCCCGACGACGCGTTCATGTTCCACGCGCTCGCCAACGACAAGATTCCCACGGGGAACCTCCGCTTCACGCACGAGTTGCAGGACATCGAGACGCTGAACCGGCGGGCGCTCAGGGGCGAGCTCGAAGTCACGGCCGTGAGCATCCACGCCTACAGCTTCCTGTTGGAAAAGTACGCTCTGCTGCCGAGCGGGTGCAGCATGGGCGACAAGTATGGCCCGATGGTCGTGACGCGCGAGCCGATGACGGTCGAAGACCTGCCCGGTGTCACGATCGCGGTGCCGGGCACGCTGACTACGGCGTTCCTGACGTTGAAGCTGCTGTTCGAGTCGATCGGCGCGAAGGACCAGCTGAAGTACGAGGTGATCCCGTTCGACGAGATCATCCCCGCGCTCGCGGCCGGGAAGTACGAGGCGGGCCTCATCATCCACGAGGGGCAGCTGACGTTCCAGAACCAGGGGCTGCACCTGGCGGTGGACCTGGGCGTGTGGTGGCAGGACCGCACCGGCCTGCCGCTGCCGCTGGGCGGGAACGTGATCCGCAAGGATTTGGGCGCCCCGCTGATGAGCGAGGTGAGCCGGCTGCTGAAGCAGAGCATCCAGTACGGCCTCGACCACCGCCGCGAGGCACTGACCCACGCGCTACAATACGCGCGGGACATGGACATCGACCTGGCTGACAAGTTCGTCGGCATGTACGTGAACGACTGGACGCTGGACTACGGCGACCGCGGCCGGGCGGCGATCCGTAAGCTGCTGGACGAGGCCCACCGGGCGGGCGTCATCCCGGCGCCGGTGGCGGTCGAGTTCGTGGAGTAGCCAGCCGGGGCGTGCATGGTCTCGTTGCTGACGTTCACGACGCCGCCGTACCCGTGCGCGTACCTGCCGGACCGCGCGGCGACGCTCGACTACGAGGTCGTGGCCGCGGCCGACGCGGCTGACTACGCCGCCCGCATGGCCGCCGGCTGGCGCCGCTTCGGGCACCAGTTTTTCCGCCCCGTTTGCGCCGGTTGCACCGCCTGCCAGTCGCTCCGCGTACCCGTCGCTACGTTCAAACCCGACCGCAGCCAGCGCCGCGCCGCGGCCGCGAACGCCGACACCCGCCTCGTCATCGACGCGCCGAAGGTGACGCCCGCGAAGCTTGCGCTGTACGACCGGTTCCACGTCTTTCAGTCCGAGAGCAAGGGGTGGCCCGGGCACGGCCCGAAGGACGCGCTGGAGTACGCCGAGTCGTTCACGGTGAATCCGTTCCCGACCGAGGAGTGGCGGTACTTCCGCGGCCGGCGGCTGACCGGCGTCGGGTACGTCGATCACCTGCCGGGGGCACTGTCGGCGATCTACTTCTTCTACGACCCGGACGAGCGCGACCGGTCGCCGGGGACGTTCAACGTGCTGTCGATCCTGGGCCGCGCCGCGGAACTGGGGTACGAGCACGTCTATCTGGGCTACTACGTCGAGGGGTGCCGGTCGCTGGAGTACAAGGCGCGGTTCCGGCCGAACGAGGTGCTCGCCGGCAACGGTGCGTGGCAGCCTTTTCTGACGTAACCCGCCCGGCGCGAACCACCCGCCGCCGGCGCCCGTATATCAATTTGTAGCCCGCGCGTGCGGTCCGGAGCCCTCCCGATGTCGCAGACCCTCGTCGTCGAAACCCGGAGCCTCACCAAGGTTTACCGGGACTTCTGGGGCCGCAAGAAGAAGACCGCCCTCAACGCCCTCGACCTCAGCATCCACAAGGGCGAAATCTTCGGCCTCCTCGGCCCCAACGGGTCCGGGAAAACGACCACGATCAAGCTGCTGCTCGGCCTCCTGTTCCCCACCGCCGGCGACGCCTTCGTCTTCGGCGAGCCGGCGGCCAAGGTCGAGAAGAACGAGCGGATCGGCTACCTCCCCGAGGAATCGTACCTCTACCGCTTCCTCAACGCCGAGGAAACGCTCGACTTCTACGGCCGGCTGTTCGACATGCCCGCCACGGTGCGCCGCGAGCGGGCCGCCAAGCTCATCGACATGGTCGGCCTCTCCGCCGACAAGAAGCGCATCCTGAAGGAATACTCCAAGGGCATGCGGCAGCGCATCGGCCTGGCCCAGGCGCTCATCAACGACCCCGAACTCGTCATCCTGGACGAGCCGACCAGCGGCCTCGACCCGCTCGGCACCCGGTGGATGAAGGACCTGATCCTCGAGCTCCGCAAGCAGGGTAAGACGGTGCTGATGTGCAGCCACCGGCTCGACGACGTGCAGGACGTCTGCGACCGCATCGCCATCCTGTACAACGGCGACCTGCAGGAGCTCGGCGCGGTGTCGAAGTTGGTCGAGGACCAGAACCGCATCCAGGTGCGGGCCACGTCCGTCCGCGAGACGCCGGAGCTCAAGGCCGACCTGGAGGCGCTGTTCCGCAAGCACGGCGGCACGATGGAAGCCATGGGCCACCCGACGACGACGCTCGAAGAACTGTTCCTGAAGATCGTCGAGGAGTCGAAGGCCCGGCCGGGCCGCCGCTACCTGCCGCCGGCCGAGGCGGCGAAGTAAGGAACCCGCCCACCGCCCACCGTCCCCGAGGTCGCTCCCGTGACGTCGCCGGCCCTCTTCGGCATCCTCCAGCTCGACCGCGGCGAGCCGTTCGGGTACTCGCAGGTGCCGGGCCTCGTCCAGGCGTGGCTCCAGGACGCCGGCGGGTTCGCCGCCGTCGGCCTCGTCCTGTACCTGCTCTACGCCCGCTCGGTGCCGACGCAGCTGTCGCAGTCCGAGAAGCTGCGCGTGCCGGTCACGTCGTGGATGCTCATCGCCGGCCTCATGGCCGCGATCTGCTACGCCGGCGTGTTCGCCCTGATGCTGCTGCCGGGCAACCGCGGCGCCGTTCCCGAGCCGCCGCCGCCGCCGCCGGGAAGCGCCGTCATCCTCCCGCCGCCGGTCTGGCACTGGCAGTTACAGCCGATGCTGCTGATGGTCGGCGGCATGTTCGCCATCGTCGGCCTCGGCCAGCCGTTCGTCCGCGACCTGCTCAAGCTCCGCTCGCGGCGCATCTGGGCGCTGTCGAAGCTCGGGTTCAAGGAGGCGGTGCGGTCGAAACTGCTGTGGCTCGGGCTCCTGATCCTGCCGTTCTTCCTGTTCCGCAACGTGTGGATGGCCACCGTCCGCCCGTCCGACGAGTTCCGCATCCTGGTCACCGCGTCGATCTTCGCCATCACCGGGCTGGTGCTCTTCACGGCGGCCCTGCTGGCCGCGTTCAGCATCCCCAACGACATCAAGAACCAGACCATCCACACCGTCGTGACCAAGCCGGTCGAGCGGTTCGAGATCGTGCTCGGGCGGTTCGTCGGCTACACGGCCCTGATGACGCTGGCGATGGCGGCACTGACGGCGTTCAGCCTGCTGATGCTGAACACGGCGACGATCGACCCGAAGGCCGAGGCCGAGACGGCGACGGCCCGCGTGCCGGTCCGCGGGGCGCTCAAGTTCGGGAGCAAGAAGCTCGACTTCGAGGGGACGAACGTCGGCCGGGAGTTCGAGTACCGCAAGTACATCGCCGGCGACCCCCTCTCGCCCCAGCGCGGCATCTGGGAGTTCGGCGACGTGCCGGGGGCGCTGCCGCGGGCGGCCAAGGACGCGGTCCGGTGCGAGTTCACGTTCGACGTGTTCAAGCTGACCAAGGGCGAGGAGAACAAGGGCGTGTTCGCCACCTTCCGGGTGGTGACGCACGCCTGCCCCCAGGTCCCGCCGAAGGACAACAGCGGCGAGTGGGAGTGGGCCGACAAGGACGCCTTCGCCCGGTACAAGGCTGACCTGGACGCCATGCGGAAGGCCGGCCGTAACCCCGAGGGCGCCCCCCCGGACACCGACGGCTGGAAGGCCGCCAACGAACTGGCCGAGAAGTACGGCTTCTACGAAATTCGCAACCGCGAGGCGTTCGACTACGCCGTGGGTTACGTGGACATCCCCGCCGGCCTGTTCCGCAACGCGCAGCAGGGCAACCCGCCGCCGGTGACGGACCCCACCGGCAAGCAGGTGCCCGGCCCGCGCGTCTCGGTGCAGGTGAAGTGCGAGAGCCGCGGGCAACTCCTCGGCATGGCCCAACCCGACCTCTACCTGTTGGAGGGGAGCCAGCCGTTCACCCTGAACTTCATCAAGGGCATGGTCGGGCTGTGGTGCCGGCTGTGCATTGTGGTGGCGCTGGCCGTGGTGTGCAGCACGTACCAGAGCGGCGTCCTCAGCCTGCTGGTGACGGGGCTGATCTTCCTGACCGGGTACGCCACGGAGCACCTGTCCGACCTGGCGCTGAACCGCAACATCGGCGGCGGGCCGTTCGAGTCGATTTCCCGGCTCGTGAAGGCCGAGACGCCGACCGCACCGTCGTCGGACACGGCGGGCGGCAAGGCGCTCCAGGTCATGGACAAGGGCTGGGCGTGGGTGGTGAGGCGCATCCAGAACATGATCCCGGACGTGGAATCGTTCGTGTGGACGGACTTCGTGTCCGAGGGGTTCAACGTCAACTCCGAGTACCTGCTGGTGAACCTGCTGGTGACCGCGGGCTACTTGTTGCCGTGGTTCGTGCTCGGGTACTTCCTGATGAAGTCGCGGGAAGTGGCGAACTGATTTCGAGTTTCGAGCTTGGAGTTTCGAGTTTCGAGTGGTGGCACTTGCCGCCGCACGGAGCACGAGGCGCCGAACTCGAAACTCCAAACTCGAAACTCGAAACTCTGCAATGAACCCGCTCCAGAAGGCCGCCGTCCGCCGCAAGCTGTGGTACCTCGGGGTCATCCTCGGGCTTTTCACCGTCAGCATGTACTGGCGCGGCACCCTCGACATCCCGCTCGCCGGCAAGGTCGGGTTCGCCACCGCTCTGGCCGAACGCACCATCAAGTACCAGGCCACCCGGCACGAGCTCCGCGAACTGGAGCAGGGCGACCCCGAAATCCTCGGCACCGTCGCCCGGCTGCTCCTCACCGGTTCCCGCGGGTTCGCGATGACGGCGCTATGGTACAACGCCATCGACCAGCAGAAGCGGAACGACTTCCACAAATTCGAGCAGTCGGTCAAGGCCGTCACCACGCTCCAGCCGCACTTCATCACGCCGTGGATCTTTCAGAGCTGGAACATCGCCTACAACGTGTCCGTCGAGATGCAGTCGATGGGCGACATGTACTTCTACATCGCCCGCGGCATCGAGCTGC carries:
- a CDS encoding menaquinone biosynthesis family protein, producing the protein MTTQLIRVGHSPDPDDAFMFHALANDKIPTGNLRFTHELQDIETLNRRALRGELEVTAVSIHAYSFLLEKYALLPSGCSMGDKYGPMVVTREPMTVEDLPGVTIAVPGTLTTAFLTLKLLFESIGAKDQLKYEVIPFDEIIPALAAGKYEAGLIIHEGQLTFQNQGLHLAVDLGVWWQDRTGLPLPLGGNVIRKDLGAPLMSEVSRLLKQSIQYGLDHRREALTHALQYARDMDIDLADKFVGMYVNDWTLDYGDRGRAAIRKLLDEAHRAGVIPAPVAVEFVE
- a CDS encoding ABC transporter ATP-binding protein — its product is MSQTLVVETRSLTKVYRDFWGRKKKTALNALDLSIHKGEIFGLLGPNGSGKTTTIKLLLGLLFPTAGDAFVFGEPAAKVEKNERIGYLPEESYLYRFLNAEETLDFYGRLFDMPATVRRERAAKLIDMVGLSADKKRILKEYSKGMRQRIGLAQALINDPELVILDEPTSGLDPLGTRWMKDLILELRKQGKTVLMCSHRLDDVQDVCDRIAILYNGDLQELGAVSKLVEDQNRIQVRATSVRETPELKADLEALFRKHGGTMEAMGHPTTTLEELFLKIVEESKARPGRRYLPPAEAAK
- a CDS encoding amino acid ABC transporter ATP-binding protein, which produces MIRVTNLVKEHTGHRILNGLSVEFPRGKVTGVVGPSGSGKSTLLRCVNGLEPFQAGEVAVGGVRLVGGGTPPKATLVELRRRVGMVFQSFNLFPHMTVLGNVMSGPVHALGKPAAEAEATAKRLLDRVGLADKAAAKPAQLSGGQQQRVAIARALAVNPAAILFDEPTSALDPRMAAEVMRVIDDLADDEQLQTTMVIVTHDIPALRRVADTLVVLDRGVVAYAGDPAAAPPGYLDHP
- a CDS encoding ABC transporter substrate-binding protein/permease (The N-terminal region of this protein, as described by TIGR01726, is a three transmembrane segment that identifies a subfamily of ABC transporter permease subunits, which specificities that include histidine, arginine, glutamine, glutamate, L-cystine (sic), the opines (in Agrobacterium) octopine and nopaline, etc.), translating into MTRGLLAVVVCALAADPAAAQAPPLRWGGDKNGGAPYIFEDAAGQLVGFEVEFADFLGKELGREPVFVQNQWDNLPELLKRGTDLDIVLNGYEFSAERHADTPTTVPYFVYSLRLIVPVTNTTVASWADLGRQKEPMTVGVLRGSASERYLQQRFGDAVKLESSETVTEMFDLVKEGRVTATVQDAPAATYYVLEGRYPELKVVDEPAGAGYYVILTKPGDDALRERLNEAIRKGIRSGKLRELYQKYKLWNAAQQRLSYLAEQPWPDVTNELDAAEGGEPPVAPTFRGVLDKLAWAAGRTLLLAFASFPLAMLLGVLVALGRVYGPWLVRAPLAVYVEVLRGTPLLLQLFVVFYLLPQLGVLLGSETLKEWLSLNKYVAAILTLAVNYSAAEAENYRAGLLAVPRGQLEAALALGMTPGVAIRRVVLPQAFRIVIPPVTNDFIALFKDTAVCSTIMIVELTGLYYQYKIYPSLVLELALAVGLLYLLMSYPMAVLANWLERRTATGGAR
- a CDS encoding ABC transporter permease — encoded protein: MTSPALFGILQLDRGEPFGYSQVPGLVQAWLQDAGGFAAVGLVLYLLYARSVPTQLSQSEKLRVPVTSWMLIAGLMAAICYAGVFALMLLPGNRGAVPEPPPPPPGSAVILPPPVWHWQLQPMLLMVGGMFAIVGLGQPFVRDLLKLRSRRIWALSKLGFKEAVRSKLLWLGLLILPFFLFRNVWMATVRPSDEFRILVTASIFAITGLVLFTAALLAAFSIPNDIKNQTIHTVVTKPVERFEIVLGRFVGYTALMTLAMAALTAFSLLMLNTATIDPKAEAETATARVPVRGALKFGSKKLDFEGTNVGREFEYRKYIAGDPLSPQRGIWEFGDVPGALPRAAKDAVRCEFTFDVFKLTKGEENKGVFATFRVVTHACPQVPPKDNSGEWEWADKDAFARYKADLDAMRKAGRNPEGAPPDTDGWKAANELAEKYGFYEIRNREAFDYAVGYVDIPAGLFRNAQQGNPPPVTDPTGKQVPGPRVSVQVKCESRGQLLGMAQPDLYLLEGSQPFTLNFIKGMVGLWCRLCIVVALAVVCSTYQSGVLSLLVTGLIFLTGYATEHLSDLALNRNIGGGPFESISRLVKAETPTAPSSDTAGGKALQVMDKGWAWVVRRIQNMIPDVESFVWTDFVSEGFNVNSEYLLVNLLVTAGYLLPWFVLGYFLMKSREVAN
- a CDS encoding arginyltransferase, translating into MVSLLTFTTPPYPCAYLPDRAATLDYEVVAAADAADYAARMAAGWRRFGHQFFRPVCAGCTACQSLRVPVATFKPDRSQRRAAAANADTRLVIDAPKVTPAKLALYDRFHVFQSESKGWPGHGPKDALEYAESFTVNPFPTEEWRYFRGRRLTGVGYVDHLPGALSAIYFFYDPDERDRSPGTFNVLSILGRAAELGYEHVYLGYYVEGCRSLEYKARFRPNEVLAGNGAWQPFLT